One genomic segment of Actinomycetes bacterium includes these proteins:
- a CDS encoding TetR/AcrR family transcriptional regulator yields the protein MREFGTRGFSGGSLNVIAREAAVAKGSLFQYFDDKLDLFGYVCDVTSQRIRSELERQITDLDRQRPFFVFLEDLLLAWVGYFHAHPVERGVTAATNLEMDGAVRSAVRRVANGHYLEVLVPLLASAHARGDLRADADLPVLTAHLLLLAPHLALAPFIEGLDPVLALHGRPPEDLAEPVHRLVSTLAHAYTSEQP from the coding sequence ATGCGTGAGTTCGGTACGCGCGGCTTCTCCGGCGGCAGCCTCAACGTGATCGCCCGCGAGGCGGCGGTCGCCAAGGGCAGCCTGTTCCAGTACTTCGACGACAAGCTGGACCTGTTCGGATACGTCTGCGACGTGACCAGCCAGCGGATCCGGTCCGAGCTGGAGAGACAGATCACCGACCTCGACCGGCAGCGGCCGTTCTTCGTCTTCCTCGAGGACCTGCTGCTCGCCTGGGTCGGCTACTTTCATGCGCACCCGGTCGAGCGCGGCGTGACGGCTGCCACCAACCTCGAGATGGACGGCGCGGTGCGGTCCGCGGTCCGCCGAGTGGCCAACGGGCACTACCTGGAGGTGCTGGTCCCGCTGCTCGCGTCCGCCCACGCCAGGGGGGACCTGCGGGCCGACGCCGATCTGCCGGTGCTCACCGCCCACCTGCTGCTGCTCGCGCCGCACCTCGCCCTGGCCCCGTTCATCGAGGGGCTGGACCCGGTGCTGGCCCTGCACGGACGCCCACCGGAGGACCTGGCCGAGCCGGTGCACCGGCTGGTCTCGACCCTCGCCCACGCCTACACCTCGGAGCAGCCATGA